In Sus scrofa isolate TJ Tabasco breed Duroc chromosome 12, Sscrofa11.1, whole genome shotgun sequence, the DNA window TAGCCAAACATAGACTTTGGACACCGCACCACTGATCAAAAGCAGTCTCCTCGCTGACCTTGAGTCAAGTATTCTgtgcctctctccccagcccaaaCCATATCTCTGTCAGAAGAGACTTCTGTCTCTTCAGAGCAATGCCCCCTACTCAATCCTCAAGAGCGTGGTCTCTGAAACCAGGTTGTTTTGCTTTAAATGGTACCTCAATTCCTTAATCCTTCTGTATTCTTGATCAAGCTATTTAACTCCCCGATGCCTAAGGTTCCTCAACTGTTAAATAAGATTAAAAGCAGTGTGTACccagagttcccgctatggtacAGTGTGTTAAAAGTCCCACTACAGCGGTTCGGGTTGCTGCAGACGTGTGGATTTGATCACCAGCccgctgcagtgggttaaaggatccagtgttgctgtagtggcagcatgggtcacagcttCGGTTcgggattcaacccctggcccaggaatttcaacatgttatgggtgcagccattgaaaaaaaaaaaaaaaaaaggcagtatgtACCCTGCAAAATACCTGACTGATACACTACAAAACTGTCTAGATCATGAAAAaccaggaaagactgagaaactaaCACAGACCagaagaaactaaaaagacatgatatatatatcatatgatagctcAGACTGGTTCCTGGAACAAAGGACATTAGTGAAAAAAACTAGTAACAGTGTACACAATGGATACACTGCCTGAAGTCTAATCAACAGTAATGTATCAACATTAGCTTCTTGGTTCCAACATACGCACAATGGTATCGTAAGATATTAGCACTAAGGGAATGAGAAGGAGAGACGCACAGGAAtactgtactatctttgcaacctTTCTgtaatctaaaattatttaaaaataaacagctaatttttttaaagtatgtaccTCCTAAAACTGTAGTGAAGAGTACGTCAATTAAAATATGTTCAGCCCTTAGAACAGTGTGTGCTGACTGTCAGCCTCTAAGTTCACCTGTTAATACTCAGATGCTGGAATGAAGACTCTTTCTCCTCTGGCTGGTTTTCTACTGGATTCCACCAGTAGGGGGCACTAGAAGGAGCACGTATGGctgaaggaggaaagagggggTCCTGTTGCCCTAGCAACAGTCTTTCCTCAGGCAGGAGCAGCAGGTTCTAGTTTCCAGCTTCTTCTCACTCTCCAAAAAACAGCATCATTTCACCTCCTCAGAATCACCAGCATCAGCAGGGGAAACTCGCCACCTTCTGCCCACGAAGGTGCAAGCTCTGGTCCCACGGGCTTCTCCTCTGGGCTGAGGCCAGCTCTGTAGGGCCACTCTTCCAAGCTCCGGGTCCAGTCAACCGCCACCTCTTTCCTTCATTCCCAGCCCTCTCTCTCATAGCTGCTTCTTGtgtttcctacctttttttttctttttttttttttttttttgtctttttgctatttctttgggccgctcctgcggcacatggaggttcccaggctaggggtctaatcggagctgtagccactggcctacgccagagccacagcaactcgggatccgagccgcgtctgcaacctacaccacagctcacggcaacgcaggatccttaacccactgagcaagggcagggaccgaacccgcagcctcatggttcctagtcaaattcgttaaccactgcgccacgacgggaactcctcttacctATTTTTTCATTTCGTTTTGCTTTTTCCGTCTTCCCATACCTGCTTCACCAATTTCGTATTTTAAGAGTCTCTCTGTTGAAATCATTATGTGAGGATTTTGTTGGCTTGTTTTCCTGACTAACCTGGATACAGAAGCAACCCATAAATGCTCGTTATCAACTTCTAAACCTCCTTAGCTATGCATTCCATGTATTCTGACCTCAGACTCCACCTCGTGATCCAGGGTCTGTACAAGATAACAAGGAAGTCAGAAAAATGAGACCTAGTACCTTCTTTGAAGATTACATTCGCAGGAAGAGAAAACAATGTGTGCACCCCCAAAATGCAGCAAAGTGATATGGGTGGATATGGGTGCAATAGAGGCATGGCCAGTTCTGCTGGGGCCGTGCTGTGGGTAGACAGAGCAGTGTGATAGAAGTCATTGctttccttaacttttttttttttttttttttttggtctttttgccttttctagggccgcttcccgaggcatatggaggttcccaggttagggtctaaTTGGCACTGTAGCcgccgccctacaccagagccacagcaatgctggatctgagtcacatctgcaacctacaccacagctcacagcaacgctggatccttaacccactgagccaaggccagggatcgaacctgcaacctcatggttcctggtcggatttgttaaccacttagccacaatgggaactcctgctttccttaacttttcaaagcatttctcATCAGAACAATTTACCCCAAACCCTACATGAAGAACTTGTGGTCTTTCAGCCCTCTTTCATCATATTTCTTCTTATGGGAATTCTCACAATCTCCGGAGGAGAAATTGCCATTTATTTCGTGACTCTACTGTACCATACACAGTGCTGAATGAGTTGCATATGTAATTCTCACTTAATCTAGCTTTTGCAATAAGCCTATAGTAGGTAATTCTTTTTCCCAAATTTGTGGgttggttttttgatttttggtttttgtctttttagggctgcacccacagcatatggaagttcccagggtaggggttgaatcagagctgcagccacaggctgacaccacagccacagcaacgccagatccgggctgagtctgccacctacaccccagatccttaacccactgcgcgaggcctgTAATGGAAGCTGGTCTTTACGGATACTAGCCGgcttcattacccctgagctacaacaggaccTCCTATTTTTCCCACGTTTGTAACTGAAAAAACTGAATCCCCCAAGTTTGTAACTTCATCTAGTTCTCTCAGCATGTAAGTTATGATCAAGATTCAGACCCATCTCTGAAACTCTGTCATTTCCCCATCATGTACTTAATTATATGTTGTATGGATTACGTGCAAAGGGATGTCTAACCTTTTCCATCTGAACACGTACTCCTTGGGGACAGGCACCATGTCTTCTATGTTTCTATCTCTCCTACTATCAGAgattcggggagttcccgttgtggctcagcggaaatgaatccgactaggaaccatgaggttgcaggttcgatccctggcctcattcagtgggttaaggatccggcgttgccgtgagctgtggtgtaggtcgcagatgcagctcagatcctgcattgctgtggctgtggtgtaggctggcagctatagctccgatttgacccctagcctgggaacctccatatgctgcaggggcagccctaaaaagcaaacaagcaaacaaacaagagaTTCAGTAACTACTTGACTCACCGTGAATGCATTTGCTGACCAGTCTCCTTTCCTCTAGTTACATATGGGCTTTAGCCATGATATCGTAACACTGTAACCGAAATAAGTGGAAGGAACTTTTTAGAGGCAGCTGTCTGTTTGATAGTGATCATCCGCTTTGGCAGTGATTTAGAAAAAGTAGAATAGGCAAGTTGGCAGTTTGGTTATCTCAAAAGAAAGAACTTTTCATGCTAGTTTGCAAAGAGAGCCAAATTCATTTTTCAGGCCCTGGATTGTCTCATGAATCAATGTGTTAATATGTTCTCACCTCTGGTTTAAAAAAGCCAACGTCCTTTCTAAACCTGAGAGCTTGTTTATGTTTATACATAATCGCATACATAGACGAGGTAGTGAAAATGATCCAGCGGGCTCTGAACGTCCCCATCAAGATCATCCGACATATcgtcaatatttatttatctcctCAAACCCATGAAAAGCCAGCAAGCCCTGAATCTGCTAAAATAAACCATCCCACGGGTTTTGACTTCCCGAATAGATCCAGGCACACATTCTGAGAGGGATCATTTCTAACTTCTTGGGGAATCCCTCTTGACTCCTCACACTCAGCAGTGATTCCTTCTAAGTACACATTCTGGTtggtgaaaaagaggaaagagtagATCAGACTCACGGGCCTAGACTTCTGGTtgcccaagggggaggggggtggaagtgggggttggatggggagcttgggggtgatagatgcaaactattccttttagaatggataaacaatggggtccgtacagcacagggaactatatccagtctcttgggatagaatagaccatgatgggagatactacgagaaaaagaatgcatgtatatgtatgactgggtcagtatgctgtacagcggaaattgacacaacactgtcaatcaactataataaaaataaaataaattttaaaaagagtagatACTGATTATTTACCTGTGCATAGGTAAGTGGAGAGCCTACATTGACACCATTTTGAAACTGCACCAGGAAGCAAGTTTGAACGTAGCAACACAACCAAATAAAACTGAAGGAGAGCTCTTCCGTTGTTGATAAATAAGAATATAGCGAGTTATTTGTACGGCATTATACAAACAATGACGAGGAAACATTCTGATGGGCAGAAGCCATGTTCCCTGAGACGGGTGGTTATAAAAGACACAGAGGACAACTTTGGAAGAGAAAACCTTTCTTTGCAACCAAAATCTACCTGATCCACTGTCTCCATGTCTTGCTGTAAGTCCTGTCTGCAAGGAAGCTGCAGCATCCCCACCAGACTCGCCACCACCATCGGCTCCTCTGATGTGTGCGGTCCATGTGGAGTCTGCCTGCCCAGCACCTGCTCACATGAGATCAGCCTCCTTCAGCCCACCTGCTGCGACACCTGTCCCCCACCCTGCTGCGTGCCTGACTCCTATGTGCCATCGTGTTGGCTGCTCCACAGCAGCCACCCTGCTCCAAACCTGAGTGGCGTCTCTGTCACCACCTGCGTCCAGCTCTGGGAATGCAGAGCCCCGAGCTGCTGACCAAAGATGACTCAACGAGCTTGCCCACACTGCCCTAAAGGCCTGCAATAGTCACAAAGAGCTGCTCAGCAGCCTTTAATTAGAAGCTACGAAATGTTCTGACCCTGTGCCTTCAGTTTTGCAGACGTGTTCtgcggttttgtttttttaaaggctgcacctgtggcataggtaagttcccaggccagggacccgatcaaagctgcagctgagacctacgccacagccacagcaacaccagatccgagatactgctgcggcctatgccacagtttgtggcaatgccagatccttaacccactgagtgaggtgagggatcaaatccacatcctcatggagacaaagttgggtccttaacctgctgagccacaaggggaactctgtgaAGTGTTCTGCGTTTTGAACAATGATTTCAAATGAGAAGTGGAAAAAACGCTCTCATGGACATCCTTATTTGCAATAAACACCACTGCTCCCCAAACCATGTGCTGTCTCAATGTTTAATGCCATAATTACCCGACTCTTGACACATGCATGCATCAGGAACCTATAAATATGCCCAGCAGAATTACCCTTTCTGCTGACATCCACATAAATCTCCCAGTCAAAAGAAGGCCTCACAGGGATATGTGACTATGTGAAGAAAATTCCgcagataataaaatatattaaactctTAACTTTGGAGTCATTTTAAATTCCAAGGTCAGCCACtacttgtaattttaattttttccctgcCTCTGGAAGTAACTCATAGACATCTTTATAGAGGTTGAAGAACTGGCAGTAAGAGACAGACATTGAGCCGAGCCACGTTTTTTTCATTGTCTCATCCAGGTGAAGCTTTGAATGCAAAACAATTTTAGGGGGTCCCACTggggctcatcgggttaagaatcaacatagtgtctgtgaggatgcgggttcgatccctggcctcactcagtgggttaaggacctggcattgctgcaagctgtggtgtaggtcacagatgtggctcggatattgctgatctcactcagtgggttaaggatctgatgttgctgtgagctgtggtataggctgcagatgcggctcaaatctgcgttgctgtagctgtggcgtggactggcagccacagcagcaattcgacccctcgcctgggaacttctatgtgccataagcatggccctaaaaaagaaaaaaaaaattgaattaagtcagaaagaaaaagacaaataccatatgatctcactcatatgtggaatctaaattacaGCACAAGTGAAagtatctacaaagcagaaacaggttcatggacatagagaacagacttatggttgccaaggaagaggggggTGGAAGTGAGAGATGGATGGgaagtctggggttggtagatacgagctattacatttagactggataagtAACGAGgtcctgctgaacagcacagggaactatatccaatctctcaggatagaccatgatgggagatactatgagaaaaagaatgtatatgtatgtacaactgggtcactaagccgtacagcagaaatggacgcaacactgtaaatcaactatactcaaataaaaatacatggctcagtggttaatgaaccagactaggatctatgaggatgcaggtttgatccctggccttgctcagtgggttaaggatccggcgttgccctgagctgtggtgtaggtcgcagacagggctcaaatcccatgttgctgtggctctggcataggccagcggctgcatttccaattggaccccctagcctgggaacctccatatgcctcgggtgtggccctaaaaagcaataaataaataaataaataaatttaaataaaatttaaaaaaaagaaacaatatgacCATGGTCACAGGGGTACACCTTCGCTTCTATTTAATGTGCTTTATAATAAACATCAATATTTATGTCCAAGTCAAACCAACTTCACAAACGACTCCTCAACGTCCACGAGGCTGCCTTACCAATGACATGTATTATTTTCCACGGATGTGTCTGAGCCCGCCTTCTTCTCCGAGAAGCAGGTCAGAGTGTCCTGCCATAAATGTGCCCTCAGAGACAAGAGATTCTGTACTTTGCTTTTAGTCAACAACCATCTGCCACCCAAAGCCTGTGTGACGCAGGTGCTCCTCCCCGAGTTGCTGGGGGGCTGCGAGTGGGGCAGTTCGTGGACACGTGGAACCGTGATGAATTTCACACCGGCAAGGATCTGCTTCGACCTCCTCATCGGCCAGCCCGCAGGAGGCAAACCAAGGCCACCTGAGGTGAAGAAGGTTCAAAGGAATTTACAACCTTGCTGACGACCTGAGATATGAAAACCAAGACACCAGGGCGGGAATATGTCATTAGAAAAAAACGACTTCTATGAATGCCATGGTGCCAAATCTCCAGACTGGACCAGATCCCCTCCCAGGACTGATGGTTTCTTTGTGAATCTTATGACTTCTTCTTGCCtgtttcatcttattttaaagtatataattcctgagaaaatgaaggaagatggggataattttcttttaagggtACATTTCCCTATCAGTAGGAAGTGGGTAGGTCTTCTCTTCCAGTAAATTGACACTTTGACTTGTTACAACGTTGGCACAACTTTGAGAACAGAGACTGGGGTCTCTGGGggaaggagttttgtttttttggtttttttttttttggtcttgcccatggcatgcagaagttcccaggccagggatcaaatatgagccacaacagtgataatatcgaatccttaaccactaggccaccagggaactccaagagactgttttaaaaaaattaggagttccggagttcccgtcatggcgcagtggttaacgaatccgactaggaaccatgaggttgcaggttcggtccctgcccttgctcagtgggttaacgatccagcattgccgtgagctgtggtgtaggttgcagacgcggctcggatccagcgttgctgtggctctggtgtaggccgatggctacagctccgactggacccctagcctgggaatctccatatgccgagggagcggcccaagaaatagcaaaaagacaaaaaacaaaaaacaaaaaacaaaaaaacaaaaacaaaacaaaaaaaaattaggagttcccattgtggctcagtggaaacgaatctgactagtaaccatgagtatgtaggtttgatccctggcctcattcagtgggttaaggatttcacgttgccatgagctgtggtgtaggtcaaagacacagctcggatcctgcgtggctgtggctgtggcgtagatcagcagctatagctccaattcaccccctagcctggggacctccattgccgctggtgtggcctgaaaaagacaaaaataaattaattaatttaaaaaatatttaaattttaaaaaaaccttaaccCATAGAGTAATACAACTTTTAGGAACTCACTATAgacttattaaaataatgaaatggattTCATTTATTCCATTCAGGCTTTCACCTTGCTGTCtcgataaaatttaaattatatcatcAATAAATAAGGCAAATATGTCTGAGACTCATATAGTTATGCGCAACATTCATCTATAAGTAGCCATGTCTTTGTTGACAATATTGAGTAGAAAATGATCCAATAAATGATTTGAGTTGCATATTTGGAAATTACTCATTAAAAATCCTGATCATGTTATGCATATTATTTAaaactaagggggaaaaaaggagaagaatttAGCCTCTGAAATGATAGCTGAAGAGTCACTTAGACTGATTATCCGTAATTTATGTACGATTTGACATTCCACAGCCCTGTGAAGGTAAACTGTGATCATatgacaagaaataacaagtcaATGAGTCAAAAACATGATTCCTTTAATAAGGGCAGAAACTCTTAGTGGACAAGTAAATACCAAACTGATTAGAGAATCTTGGTGGAAAAGAGTGACATAAACCACAATGAGGGGAAGCCTTCTGGTTGGACCAACGCTCAATGAGCAAAGTATATAAGAGCCCAAAAGTCAGAGGAGACATCTGCATTCTCGAAATCTCGTCTTTCTCTCCAAGAAACCAAAGCAAACCAGATTCCCGATACTATGGCTTGCTCCGCGATCCGTTACTGCTGCAGAGTCCCCACTGGCCCCGCCACCACCATCTGCTCCTCTGACAAATTCTGCCGGTGTGGAGTCTGCCTGCCCAGCACCTGCCCCCACACTGTTTGGCTACTGGAGCCAATCTGCTGTGACaactgccccccaccctgccacaTCCCTCAGCCCTGTGTGCCCACCTGCTTCCT includes these proteins:
- the LOC110256008 gene encoding keratin-associated protein 3-3-like produces the protein MACSAIRYCCRVPTGPATTICSSDKFCRCGVCLPSTCPHTVWLLEPICCDNCPPPCHIPQPCVPTCFLLNSSQPTPGLETLNLTTHVQPGCSEPCIPRCC